In Comamonas sp. lk, the following proteins share a genomic window:
- a CDS encoding MATE family efflux transporter, with the protein MPAPAKPSTKSPTRDLTQGPIASTLMVFSLPILAGNVLQSLNGSVNAVWVGGHLGEAALTATANANNVMFALIGAVFGISMASNILVAQAMGAKKLGQAKRVLGSSATFFGFVSLLIALLGVPLSRKLMQWMGTPEEALHLAEAYLQIIFMAIPLLFMFTFVTAVLRGAGDTKTPFWFLLIVVALDMALNPLFIFGWGPVPALGIKGSAVATLIANGLSFAALLIWLRTRRHPLWIGRRQLGLFKPDLAIIRTLITKGLPMGVQLVMISMAMIAMISMVNAYGVTTASAYSAALQLWTYVQMPAMAIGAACSTMAAQNVGAGLWKRVDATARAGMLVNVLLTGGLIALIVLLDRFVLGWFLPLGSPSLEVARHLNHIAIGSFLFFGVTFVLSGVVRSTGAVMPPLIILAIAMWGIRVPVAKGLQGALGADAIWWSFPISSLASVLMILAYYRWGNWRKARMLPAAVAKAEEQTPEQEDAEAATPVDSNALLAQSGPCERIAMPAEVAGLPPCPVATQAAAAEATASDRSQ; encoded by the coding sequence ATGCCAGCACCCGCCAAACCTTCCACCAAATCACCCACCCGAGACCTGACCCAGGGCCCCATCGCCAGCACGCTGATGGTGTTCTCCCTGCCGATTCTGGCGGGCAATGTGCTGCAGTCGCTCAATGGATCGGTCAATGCCGTCTGGGTGGGCGGCCATCTGGGAGAAGCCGCCCTGACCGCCACGGCCAATGCCAACAATGTGATGTTTGCGCTGATTGGCGCGGTATTCGGCATCAGCATGGCCAGCAATATTCTGGTGGCCCAGGCCATGGGGGCCAAGAAGCTCGGCCAGGCCAAGCGCGTGCTGGGCAGCAGTGCCACGTTTTTCGGCTTTGTCTCGCTGCTGATCGCCCTGCTGGGCGTGCCGCTATCGCGCAAGCTCATGCAGTGGATGGGCACGCCCGAGGAGGCTCTGCATCTGGCCGAGGCCTATCTGCAGATCATTTTCATGGCCATTCCTCTGCTGTTCATGTTCACCTTCGTCACCGCCGTGCTGCGTGGGGCGGGGGACACCAAAACCCCGTTCTGGTTCTTGCTGATCGTGGTGGCGCTGGACATGGCACTCAACCCGCTGTTCATCTTCGGCTGGGGGCCGGTGCCGGCCCTGGGCATCAAGGGCTCTGCCGTGGCCACGCTGATTGCCAACGGCCTGAGTTTTGCGGCCCTGCTGATCTGGCTGCGCACCCGCCGCCACCCGCTGTGGATTGGGCGGCGCCAGCTAGGCCTGTTCAAGCCGGATCTGGCCATCATCCGCACCCTCATCACCAAGGGCCTGCCCATGGGTGTGCAGCTGGTGATGATTTCCATGGCCATGATCGCCATGATTTCCATGGTCAACGCCTATGGCGTCACCACCGCCTCGGCCTATAGCGCCGCCCTGCAGCTGTGGACCTATGTGCAAATGCCGGCCATGGCCATTGGCGCGGCCTGTTCCACCATGGCCGCCCAGAACGTGGGCGCAGGCCTGTGGAAGCGGGTGGACGCAACAGCCCGCGCCGGCATGCTGGTCAATGTGCTGCTGACCGGCGGCCTGATCGCCCTCATCGTGCTGCTGGACCGCTTTGTGCTGGGCTGGTTTCTGCCCCTGGGCAGCCCTTCGCTGGAGGTGGCCCGCCATCTCAACCATATCGCCATAGGCTCGTTCCTGTTCTTTGGCGTCACCTTTGTGCTCTCGGGCGTGGTGCGTTCCACAGGGGCGGTCATGCCGCCGCTGATCATTCTGGCCATCGCCATGTGGGGCATACGCGTGCCGGTGGCCAAGGGCCTGCAAGGTGCACTGGGCGCGGATGCCATCTGGTGGAGCTTTCCCATCAGCTCGCTGGCTTCGGTGCTGATGATCCTGGCCTATTACCGCTGGGGCAACTGGCGCAAGGCACGCATGCTGCCGGCTGCTGTCGCCAAAGCCGAGGAGCAAACCCCGGAGCAGGAAGATGCCGAGGCCGCCACCCCGGTGGACAGCAATGCCTTGCTGGCGCAATCGGGGCCTTGCGAGCGCATTGCAATGCCCGCCGAAGTGGCCGGCCTGCCCCCCTGCCCCGTGGCCACCCAGGCAGCCGCTGCAGAGGCAACGGCAAGCGACAGGAGCCAATAG